Proteins encoded by one window of Streptacidiphilus sp. PB12-B1b:
- a CDS encoding DUF929 family protein has translation MSGKPSIDSKRQARERIAAQRAAAQHRRAMIQIASAATAVVLVAVAVLIGVRLTRHTSTTAAGKSSSTVQAMSGTAPASLVAQVTGVSTATLDKVGAGQVGQIPLAIKGAPALTSGGKPEVVYIGAEYCPYCAAERWPMIIALSRFGTFTNLGLTHSASGDVYPNTPTFSFHGAAYTSAYLSFSGVETNTNQPTANGYTTLDTPTAAQQQLLTTYDAAPYVSASSAGSIPFADLGGQFLISGASYSPQLLAGKTQQQVAAVLNDPASPITQAVDGTANALTTALCKLTGDKPATVCTSAAATADQGKLG, from the coding sequence ATGTCCGGGAAACCCAGCATCGACAGTAAGCGGCAGGCGCGTGAGCGCATAGCCGCGCAGCGGGCCGCCGCCCAGCACCGCCGCGCCATGATCCAGATCGCCAGCGCCGCCACCGCCGTCGTCCTGGTGGCCGTCGCGGTCCTGATCGGCGTGCGCCTCACTCGCCACACCAGCACCACTGCCGCCGGAAAGTCCTCCAGCACGGTGCAGGCCATGTCCGGAACAGCCCCCGCCTCGCTGGTGGCCCAGGTCACCGGCGTGAGCACGGCGACCCTGGACAAGGTCGGGGCGGGCCAGGTCGGCCAGATTCCGCTCGCCATCAAGGGCGCACCCGCCCTGACCAGTGGCGGCAAGCCCGAGGTCGTCTACATCGGCGCGGAGTACTGCCCGTACTGCGCGGCCGAACGCTGGCCGATGATCATCGCGCTGTCCCGATTCGGGACGTTCACCAACCTGGGACTGACCCACTCCGCCTCCGGGGACGTCTACCCCAACACCCCGACGTTCTCCTTCCACGGCGCCGCCTACACCAGCGCCTACCTGTCGTTCAGCGGGGTGGAGACCAACACCAACCAGCCCACCGCCAACGGCTACACCACCCTGGACACCCCCACCGCCGCCCAGCAGCAGCTGCTGACCACCTACGACGCCGCGCCCTACGTCTCCGCCTCCAGCGCGGGTTCCATCCCCTTCGCCGACCTGGGCGGCCAGTTCCTGATCTCCGGCGCCTCCTACTCCCCGCAACTGCTCGCGGGCAAGACCCAGCAGCAGGTCGCCGCCGTCCTGAACGACCCCGCCAGCCCGATCACGCAGGCCGTCGACGGCACGGCCAACGCCCTGACCACCGCGCTGTGCAAGCTCACCGGCGACAAGCCCGCCACCGTCTGCACCTCGGCCGCCGCCACCGCCGACCAGGGGAAGCTGGGATGA
- a CDS encoding IS5 family transposase, translating into MSQRKPYPSDLSDARWALIEPKLTAWRKARLDRRPTGQPAKVDLRDVFNAILYVNRTGIPWKYVPHDFPNHGTVYAYYAAWRDEGIFAELNYDLTGLARVKEGRSPEPTASVIDTQSVKTSTNVPLSSQGTDAAKKIVGRKRGILTDTVGLILAVAVTAASLSENALGIRLLNQAKKTYPSISKSWVDTGFKNAMVEHGATLGIDVEVVHRKSDIPGFHVVKRRWVVERSLGWIMLRRRLARDYETLPASSEAMIHIASIDNLAKRITDETTSTWRGTY; encoded by the coding sequence GTGAGCCAGCGCAAGCCGTACCCCAGCGACCTCTCCGACGCCCGATGGGCCCTGATCGAGCCGAAACTGACGGCTTGGAGGAAAGCCCGGCTCGATCGCCGGCCCACCGGCCAGCCAGCGAAAGTAGACCTCCGCGACGTCTTCAACGCAATCCTCTACGTCAATCGCACCGGAATCCCCTGGAAGTACGTTCCGCACGACTTCCCCAACCACGGCACCGTCTATGCCTACTACGCCGCCTGGCGCGACGAAGGCATCTTCGCCGAACTCAACTACGACCTCACCGGACTCGCCCGCGTGAAAGAGGGACGCAGCCCCGAGCCGACCGCGTCCGTCATCGACACCCAGAGCGTCAAGACCTCCACTAACGTGCCCCTGAGCAGCCAGGGAACCGACGCCGCCAAGAAGATCGTCGGCCGGAAGAGAGGCATACTGACCGACACCGTCGGACTCATCCTCGCCGTCGCCGTCACCGCCGCGAGCCTGTCCGAGAACGCCCTCGGAATCCGCCTCCTCAACCAGGCCAAGAAAACATACCCAAGCATCTCCAAGAGCTGGGTAGACACCGGCTTCAAAAACGCCATGGTCGAGCACGGCGCCACCCTCGGCATCGACGTCGAAGTCGTCCACCGCAAGTCCGACATCCCCGGATTTCACGTGGTGAAAAGGCGGTGGGTAGTCGAACGAAGCCTGGGTTGGATCATGCTGCGCCGGCGCCTCGCCCGCGACTACGAGACCCTCCCCGCCAGCTCCGAGGCCATGATCCACATCGCCTCGATCGACAACCTCGCCAAGCGCATAACGGACGAGACCACATCAACCTGGCGAGGCACGTACTAG
- a CDS encoding RICIN domain-containing protein: MTPRAFVVAASVFAVVGVVTGAQRAAGPSAPIATIYSAAQNSCLNTSTTDPAHYFLDTYGHPCDGSTAQHFAFQGVSGATATYQIVSQANGLCLAKYRLGVRQEACSSSTAWTLQQVDTNADQYQFVAAGTSNADCIQVYPTPSGYPGPLFDLAACASIPAQILTLSTTP, from the coding sequence GTGACGCCCAGGGCATTCGTGGTGGCAGCATCAGTCTTCGCGGTCGTCGGCGTGGTCACAGGGGCTCAGAGGGCCGCCGGCCCGTCCGCTCCCATCGCCACCATCTACTCGGCGGCGCAGAACAGCTGCCTGAACACCAGCACCACTGACCCCGCCCACTACTTCCTCGACACGTACGGCCACCCTTGCGACGGGTCGACGGCCCAGCACTTCGCCTTCCAAGGGGTATCCGGCGCCACCGCGACCTACCAGATCGTCAGCCAGGCGAATGGCCTGTGCCTCGCGAAGTATCGCCTCGGGGTTCGACAGGAAGCATGCAGCAGTTCCACCGCTTGGACGCTTCAGCAAGTCGACACGAACGCCGACCAGTACCAGTTCGTCGCCGCCGGCACGTCCAACGCCGACTGCATCCAGGTGTACCCGACGCCGAGCGGATACCCGGGCCCCCTGTTCGACCTTGCAGCCTGCGCCTCCATCCCGGCCCAGATCCTGACACTCAGCACCACACCGTAG
- a CDS encoding IS5 family transposase — translation MSERRGYPSDLTDERWALIEPMITAWKAAHPSVSGHQGRYPMREIVNGILYQGRSGCPWSYLPGDLPPPGAVKYYFYAWRNDGTTEAIHELLRCQVRERAGRTEDPSLVVLDTQSLHAAAGVPAATTGRDAAKKVPGRKRGLAVDILGLVIAVIVTAACVHDNAIGTALLDKVATSTSTVHKALVDQGFKKTVVAHGAAMGVEVDIVERNPDQTGFVPQPIRWRVEQTNGILMLHRRLVREYEHSTASSESRVYWAISDVMARRLTGTSTPAWRGA, via the coding sequence GTGAGTGAGCGAAGGGGTTACCCGAGCGATTTGACGGACGAGCGGTGGGCGCTGATCGAACCGATGATCACGGCGTGGAAGGCGGCGCACCCCTCGGTGAGCGGCCATCAGGGCCGTTATCCGATGCGCGAGATCGTCAACGGCATCCTCTATCAGGGGCGGAGCGGCTGCCCGTGGTCCTACTTGCCCGGTGACCTGCCGCCGCCCGGCGCGGTCAAGTACTATTTCTACGCCTGGCGCAACGACGGCACCACCGAGGCGATCCACGAACTCCTGCGCTGCCAGGTCCGCGAACGGGCCGGGCGGACCGAGGATCCGAGTCTGGTGGTGCTCGACACCCAGAGTCTGCACGCCGCCGCCGGAGTGCCTGCCGCCACGACCGGACGTGACGCGGCGAAGAAAGTACCGGGCAGGAAGCGCGGACTGGCCGTCGACATCCTCGGACTGGTGATCGCGGTGATCGTGACGGCTGCCTGCGTCCACGACAACGCCATCGGCACCGCCCTGCTGGACAAGGTCGCCACCAGCACCTCCACCGTCCACAAGGCACTGGTGGACCAGGGATTCAAGAAGACCGTCGTCGCGCACGGTGCCGCCATGGGCGTCGAGGTGGACATCGTCGAGCGCAACCCCGACCAGACGGGCTTCGTTCCCCAGCCGATCCGCTGGAGAGTGGAACAGACCAACGGGATCCTGATGCTGCACCGCCGGCTGGTCCGCGAGTACGAACACAGCACCGCCTCCTCCGAGTCCCGCGTGTACTGGGCCATAAGCGATGTGATGGCCCGTCGGCTGACCGGCACTTCCACGCCGGCCTGGCGCGGCGCGTGA
- a CDS encoding sigma-70 family RNA polymerase sigma factor, whose translation MNQYERQSVDDEELTALALAAGHGHPPSIDAFARATRQDVWRYLAHLTDAQTADDLTQETFLRALGSLPGFDARSTARTWLLSIARRTVVDRYRHAVARPRIAELRDWREAAEAQRRDSLPGFDEGIALVDLLTRLPRTHREAFVLTQVIGLPYAQAAHVLQCPVGTIRSRVARARSHLIRLLRQAEDDTGKPRPTAQYADFRRPGRLPLRPLAPDPLTA comes from the coding sequence GTGAACCAGTACGAGAGGCAGTCCGTGGACGACGAAGAACTCACCGCCCTCGCCCTGGCCGCCGGTCACGGCCACCCTCCGAGCATCGACGCCTTCGCCCGCGCCACCCGTCAGGACGTGTGGCGCTACCTCGCCCACCTCACCGACGCCCAGACCGCCGACGATCTCACCCAGGAGACCTTCCTGCGAGCCCTGGGCAGCCTGCCCGGCTTCGACGCCCGCTCCACCGCCCGCACCTGGCTCCTGTCCATCGCCCGGCGCACCGTAGTCGACCGCTACCGCCACGCCGTCGCACGACCCCGGATCGCGGAACTGCGCGACTGGCGTGAAGCGGCCGAGGCGCAACGGCGCGATTCACTGCCCGGCTTCGACGAGGGCATCGCCCTGGTCGACCTGCTGACCCGCCTACCCAGGACGCACCGCGAAGCCTTCGTCCTGACCCAGGTCATCGGCCTGCCCTACGCACAGGCGGCCCACGTGCTCCAGTGCCCGGTCGGCACCATCCGCTCCCGCGTCGCCCGCGCCCGCAGCCACCTGATCCGCCTCCTGCGTCAGGCAGAGGACGATACGGGGAAGCCGCGTCCGACGGCACAGTACGCAGACTTCCGTCGCCCAGGCCGTCTGCCCCTTCGGCCACTCGCGCCGGACCCGCTGACCGCATGA
- a CDS encoding VIT family protein has translation MTNAGGTTVADHGEPHDDALGSRLNWLRAGVLGANDGVVSTAGLVVGVAGATSSAQALLTAGLAGLLAGSLSMGAGEFVSVSTQRDSEQAALALERRELDATPEAELLELTGIYQDKGLDPVLARQVAIQLTAHDALGAHAETELGIDPDQLANPWHAAGASFLSFTVGALLPLLGMVLPAASVRLYITVAAVLAALVLCGKVSAQLGHAPVRPAVLRNVVGGALAMGVTYLAGILLGATGH, from the coding sequence ATGACCAACGCGGGTGGGACCACCGTCGCCGACCACGGTGAACCCCACGATGATGCTTTAGGCAGTCGCCTCAACTGGCTGCGAGCGGGAGTCCTGGGAGCGAACGACGGAGTGGTGTCCACGGCCGGCCTGGTCGTCGGTGTAGCAGGTGCGACCAGCTCCGCGCAGGCACTGCTGACCGCCGGACTCGCCGGACTCCTCGCCGGCTCTCTGTCGATGGGAGCCGGGGAATTCGTCTCGGTCAGCACCCAACGCGACTCCGAGCAAGCAGCTCTGGCATTGGAGAGGCGCGAGCTGGACGCGACGCCGGAAGCCGAACTACTCGAACTGACCGGCATATACCAGGACAAGGGCCTTGACCCCGTCCTCGCCCGCCAGGTCGCGATCCAGCTCACCGCCCACGACGCCTTGGGCGCGCACGCCGAGACCGAGCTGGGCATCGACCCCGATCAACTGGCCAACCCGTGGCACGCGGCAGGTGCGAGCTTTCTGTCCTTCACTGTCGGCGCCCTGCTCCCGCTCTTGGGGATGGTGCTGCCTGCGGCCTCGGTCCGCCTCTACATCACCGTTGCCGCCGTACTCGCGGCACTGGTCCTGTGCGGCAAGGTCAGCGCACAGCTGGGACACGCCCCAGTGCGGCCTGCCGTGCTCCGCAATGTCGTCGGCGGTGCCCTGGCGATGGGCGTCACCTATCTCGCCGGAATCCTGCTGGGAGCCACCGGCCACTGA
- a CDS encoding ferredoxin yields the protein MSGHTLGIDRIACQGRGLCAELLPERIDLDEWGYPVIPDQTIPGPLLTHARRAVAGCPVLALRLERSRP from the coding sequence ATGAGCGGCCACACGCTCGGCATCGACCGCATCGCCTGCCAAGGACGCGGCCTGTGCGCCGAACTCCTGCCCGAACGCATCGACCTGGACGAATGGGGATACCCCGTCATACCTGACCAAACCATCCCAGGGCCTCTGCTCACCCATGCCAGACGCGCCGTCGCCGGATGCCCCGTCCTCGCCCTGCGCCTGGAACGCTCCCGTCCCTGA
- a CDS encoding ferric reductase-like transmembrane domain-containing protein, with translation MPAVSMSAHERARHRAAPPPPPSPLSATGSPRSLALLLVICAGVLPVLFIWWQNTIAGSLDSPSACLIAAGSIAGLLAAYLLLVLVALMARVPWLENRVGSDVIARYHRSLGEYTVILVCAHALLLTVGYAWQGGTNPVSESVTLLFDYTDVWLSTIALALLLLVGVVSARAVRRKLSYESWYHVHLLVYAAIGLAFAHEFAVGTEFSASLRNRLLWSAAHLVVGAAVLLFRVLLPLWRSLRYRVRVARVVSEGPGVVSLHLTGRNLDRLDAEAGQFLRWRFLARGHWWQSHPYSLSAAPSADGLRITVKDLGDASSSLARLAPGTRVWFEGPYGAFTARRRSPARRVLLIAGGAGITPLRALYESLPGRGSDLVLIYRASRAEDLVLYRELEAIARRRGLGLFARVGPRGHPDQDPLRGSELRAMVPDVADRDVYLCGPAGMTRTVSAHLRAAGVPKQRLHIEAFEL, from the coding sequence ATGCCAGCAGTGAGCATGTCCGCGCACGAGCGGGCCAGGCACCGCGCGGCCCCGCCTCCGCCGCCCTCCCCACTGTCGGCGACGGGATCGCCCCGTTCGCTGGCGCTGCTCCTGGTGATCTGCGCCGGAGTACTGCCGGTGCTGTTCATCTGGTGGCAGAACACCATCGCCGGATCGCTGGACAGCCCGTCCGCCTGCCTCATCGCGGCCGGGAGCATAGCCGGGCTGCTGGCGGCGTACCTGCTGCTGGTGCTGGTCGCGCTGATGGCACGGGTACCGTGGCTGGAGAACCGGGTCGGCTCGGACGTGATCGCCCGCTACCACCGCTCGCTGGGCGAGTACACCGTCATCCTGGTCTGCGCCCACGCGCTGCTGCTCACCGTCGGCTACGCCTGGCAGGGCGGGACGAACCCGGTCTCCGAGAGCGTCACCCTGCTGTTCGACTACACCGACGTATGGCTGTCGACGATCGCGCTGGCACTGCTGCTGCTGGTCGGCGTGGTCTCCGCGCGCGCGGTGCGCCGGAAGCTGTCGTACGAGTCCTGGTACCACGTCCACCTGCTGGTGTACGCGGCGATCGGGCTGGCCTTCGCGCACGAGTTCGCGGTCGGCACCGAGTTCTCCGCCTCGTTGCGCAACCGGCTGCTGTGGTCGGCCGCGCACCTCGTGGTCGGCGCCGCCGTCCTGCTGTTCCGGGTGCTGCTGCCGCTGTGGCGTTCACTGCGGTACCGGGTGCGGGTCGCCCGGGTCGTCAGCGAGGGCCCGGGCGTCGTCTCGCTGCACCTGACCGGCCGGAACCTGGACCGGCTGGACGCCGAGGCGGGGCAGTTCCTGCGCTGGCGCTTCCTGGCCCGGGGGCACTGGTGGCAGTCCCACCCGTACTCGCTGTCCGCCGCGCCCTCCGCGGACGGCCTGCGGATCACCGTCAAGGACCTCGGGGACGCCAGCTCCTCCCTCGCCCGGCTGGCCCCCGGCACCCGGGTCTGGTTCGAGGGCCCGTACGGGGCCTTCACCGCCCGCCGCCGCTCCCCCGCCCGACGCGTGCTGCTGATCGCCGGGGGCGCGGGCATCACCCCGCTCCGGGCGCTGTACGAGTCGCTGCCCGGACGCGGATCGGACCTGGTGCTGATCTACCGCGCCTCCCGAGCCGAGGACCTGGTGCTCTACCGGGAGCTGGAAGCTATCGCCCGCCGACGTGGCCTGGGCCTGTTCGCCCGCGTCGGCCCACGCGGACACCCGGACCAGGACCCGCTGCGCGGCAGCGAACTGCGCGCGATGGTCCCGGACGTGGCCGACCGCGACGTCTACCTCTGCGGCCCGGCCGGGATGACCCGCACGGTCAGCGCCCACCTGCGCGCCGCCGGAGTACCCAAGCAGCGGCTCCACATCGAGGCGTTCGAACTCTAG
- a CDS encoding vitamin K epoxide reductase family protein, which translates to MSGNRATRRPAVPQHPTPAAHSTVPRPLPLLGLVLALAGLAIAAYLTVEHYTSPALLACPENAVINCRKVTTSPQSVILGIPVVWLGVAYFTAMTAANTPAAWRSGHRLLRAGRLVLAVTGIGVALYLVYAELFEINAICLWCTGVHVISALMFVLIAFGTALTSKPTSAGS; encoded by the coding sequence ATGAGCGGCAACCGGGCCACCCGCAGACCCGCAGTCCCGCAGCACCCGACACCGGCCGCGCACTCGACCGTGCCCCGGCCCCTGCCCCTGCTCGGCCTCGTCCTGGCCCTGGCGGGCCTGGCCATCGCCGCCTACCTCACCGTCGAGCACTACACCAGCCCCGCCCTGCTGGCCTGCCCCGAGAACGCGGTCATCAACTGCCGCAAGGTCACCACCAGCCCCCAGTCCGTCATCCTCGGAATCCCCGTGGTCTGGCTCGGCGTCGCGTACTTCACCGCGATGACCGCAGCCAATACCCCCGCCGCCTGGCGCAGCGGCCACCGCTTGCTGCGCGCGGGCCGGTTGGTGCTGGCCGTCACCGGGATCGGCGTCGCGCTCTACCTTGTCTACGCCGAACTCTTCGAGATCAACGCCATCTGCCTGTGGTGCACCGGAGTCCACGTGATCTCCGCCCTGATGTTCGTCCTCATCGCCTTCGGCACCGCACTCACCTCCAAGCCCACCAGCGCCGGCAGTTGA
- a CDS encoding NADH-ubiquinone oxidoreductase-F iron-sulfur binding region domain-containing protein: MSATQATTPHSPAADGPMGPYGSRLLDGWFSTGSPADLDQHLHRYGPPPLPRSRQGGVLIRAVEEAGLTGRGGAAFPTGRKLRTVAEGRGTAVVVANGMESEPASRKDQLLLHLAPHLVLDGMTLAAAAVGADEIHLCLPRSRDNQRQALTAALVARRRAGLDPVPVRIHTLPHHYVSSEETSLVNWINGGDARPLATPPRPFEKGVAGRPTLIDNVETLAHLALIARYGPGWYRSTGAADAPGTTLVTVTGTVHNPGVYEIPLGTPIGQVLGTAGGPAQPLGAVLVGGFFGSWLTAADAARTPFSKPGLAAAGAGPGAGVLIALAEGACGLAETADVLRYLAAQSARQCGPCRFGLPAVAEDFATLAWGGADRELMDRLHRRVGLLPGRGACRHPDGAARLAATALQVFADDVRHHQYGRPCAAANEPATVTVPNLPAPEQEGWR, from the coding sequence ATGAGCGCGACCCAGGCCACCACCCCGCACTCCCCGGCCGCCGACGGCCCCATGGGCCCGTACGGCAGTCGGCTGCTCGATGGCTGGTTCAGCACCGGCAGCCCCGCCGATCTCGACCAGCACCTGCACCGCTACGGCCCGCCCCCGCTGCCCCGCAGCCGCCAGGGCGGAGTGCTGATCCGCGCGGTGGAGGAGGCCGGGCTGACCGGTCGCGGCGGCGCGGCCTTCCCCACCGGACGCAAGCTGCGCACCGTCGCCGAGGGACGCGGCACCGCCGTGGTGGTGGCGAACGGCATGGAGAGCGAACCGGCCAGCCGCAAGGACCAGCTGCTGCTGCACCTCGCCCCGCACCTGGTCCTGGACGGCATGACCCTCGCCGCCGCGGCCGTCGGCGCCGACGAGATCCACCTGTGCCTGCCCCGCAGCCGCGACAACCAGCGGCAGGCGCTCACTGCTGCCCTGGTTGCCCGCCGCCGCGCCGGTCTTGACCCGGTACCGGTCCGGATCCACACGCTGCCGCACCACTACGTCTCCAGCGAGGAGACCTCCCTGGTGAACTGGATCAACGGCGGCGACGCCCGGCCGCTGGCCACCCCGCCGCGCCCGTTCGAGAAGGGCGTGGCCGGTCGCCCGACGTTGATCGACAACGTCGAGACCCTGGCCCACCTGGCCCTGATCGCCCGCTACGGACCCGGCTGGTACCGCAGCACCGGCGCTGCCGACGCACCCGGCACCACTCTGGTCACCGTCACCGGAACGGTCCACAATCCGGGTGTCTACGAGATCCCGCTGGGCACACCGATCGGCCAGGTCCTGGGCACGGCCGGAGGACCCGCCCAGCCACTGGGCGCGGTCCTGGTGGGCGGCTTCTTCGGCAGCTGGCTGACCGCCGCCGACGCCGCCCGGACGCCGTTCAGCAAGCCCGGCCTGGCCGCCGCCGGTGCCGGACCCGGCGCCGGTGTGCTGATCGCCCTCGCCGAGGGCGCCTGCGGGCTGGCCGAGACCGCCGACGTGCTGCGCTACCTCGCCGCCCAGAGCGCCCGCCAGTGCGGCCCCTGCCGCTTCGGGCTGCCCGCCGTCGCCGAGGACTTCGCCACCCTTGCTTGGGGCGGCGCGGACCGCGAGCTGATGGACCGGTTGCACCGCCGCGTCGGCCTGCTGCCCGGGCGCGGTGCCTGCCGCCACCCCGACGGAGCTGCCCGCCTGGCCGCCACCGCGCTGCAGGTCTTCGCCGACGACGTCCGCCACCACCAGTACGGTCGGCCCTGTGCCGCCGCGAATGAACCGGCCACCGTCACCGTGCCCAACCTGCCGGCACCGGAACAGGAGGGGTGGCGATGA
- a CDS encoding FMN-binding protein, producing MRRITAGLAATAAAVALLIGVKANSASAPRSALAGAGNTQPVPQGPTGAKTPAPGKSAAANGSFQGSVIDTRYGPVQVEAVVKGGRLSNVVVLQQTDGGRSSQIDSYALPLLTAEALKAQSADIDVVSGATYTSTGYAQSLQAALDAAAR from the coding sequence ATGCGCAGAATCACCGCGGGCCTGGCCGCCACCGCCGCCGCCGTCGCCCTGCTGATCGGCGTGAAGGCCAACTCGGCCAGCGCCCCCAGATCCGCCCTCGCCGGGGCGGGCAACACCCAGCCGGTACCGCAGGGCCCGACAGGCGCAAAGACTCCGGCACCGGGCAAGAGCGCAGCGGCCAACGGCAGCTTCCAGGGCAGCGTCATCGACACCCGATACGGCCCGGTGCAGGTCGAGGCCGTCGTCAAGGGCGGCAGACTCAGCAACGTCGTCGTGCTCCAGCAGACCGACGGCGGACGCAGCAGCCAGATCGACTCCTACGCCCTGCCGTTGCTGACCGCCGAGGCACTGAAGGCACAGAGCGCCGACATCGACGTCGTCTCCGGCGCCACCTACACCTCCACCGGCTACGCCCAGTCCCTCCAGGCCGCACTCGATGCCGCCGCACGGTGA